A window of the Cicer arietinum cultivar CDC Frontier isolate Library 1 chromosome 6, Cicar.CDCFrontier_v2.0, whole genome shotgun sequence genome harbors these coding sequences:
- the LOC101499091 gene encoding uncharacterized protein: protein MQLSSLSSVAKVPFSVKAQFPTVKKNNSMAESTAPKWAQKTISLPPYRRGCHLVTSKIAKEIEQDLSGFKCGLAHLFLQHTSASLTINENYDTDVRDDTETFLNRIVPEGSSAPWKHTLEGPDDMPAHIKSSMFGCALTVPITNGKLNMGTWQGIWLCEHRDHPTSRRVVVTLNGI from the exons ATGCAATTGTCGTCACTGTCCAGCGTAGCGAAGGTTCCATTTAGCGTGAAAGCGCAGTTTCCCACCGTAAAGAAGAACAATTCCATGGCGGAGTCCACCGCGCCTAAGTGGGCCCAGAAAACCATCTCTCTACCTCCTTACAGACGCGGTTGCCACCTCGTTACTTCTAAG ATAGCCAAAGAAATTGAGCAAGACCTTTCTGGATTCAAGTGCGGCCTTGCTCATCTCTTCT TGCAGCACACTAGTGCTTCTCTTACTATCAATGAGAATTATGACACTGATGTTCGCGATGACACCGAGACTTTCCTCAATCGAATTGTTCCCGAG GGGTCATCTGCGCCTTGGAAGCACACTCTAGAgg GTCCTGATGACATGCCAGCTCATATTAAATCATCAATGTTTGGTTGTGCTCTCAC GGTACCAATTACAAATGGAAAACTTAACATGGGAACTTGGCAG GGTATATGGCTGTGTGAGCACCGGGATCATCCTACCTCTCGAAGAGTTGTTGTCACTCTTAATGGAATATGA
- the LOC101499407 gene encoding glycine cleavage system H protein 2, mitochondrial, whose product MACRQLWASRAASYLRISLFHRSFSNVLKDLKYADSHEWVKIDGNSATVGITDHAQDHLGDVVYVELPEVGAAVTQGGGFGAVESVKATSDINSPVSGTVVEVNEELNSSPALVNSSPYENGWIIKVKLSDSGELNKLMDSEQYTKFCEEEDASH is encoded by the exons ATGGCTTGCAGACAGTTATGGGCTTCAAGGGCTGCATCGTACCTCAGGATCTCTCTCTTTCATAGAAGCTTTTCTAACG TTTTGAAAGATCTGAAGTATGCTGATTCTCATGAATGGGTGAAAATTGATGGAAATTCTGCAACCGTTGGCATAACTGACCATGCCCAAGATCATTTGGGGGATGTTGTGTACGTTGAGTTGCCAGAAGTGGGAGCAGCGGTGACACAAGGAGGTGGTTTTGGTGCAGTTGAAAGTGTTAAGGCAACTAGTGACATTAACTCTCCTGTTTCGGGAACAGTGGTTGAAGTTAACGAAGAGCTTAACAGCTCTCCTGCTCTG GTCAACTCAAGCCCCTATGAAAATGGATGGATAATTAAAGTTAAACTGAGTGACAGTGGTGAACTTAACAAATTGATGGATTCAGAACAGTATACCAAGTTCTGTGAAGAAGAAGATGCCAGTCATTAA
- the LOC101499712 gene encoding pseudouridine kinase isoform X1, whose protein sequence is MERSVRGKLQPHEANTVVVRGRQGDSSEAVIIGGMVLDIHATPSIHANPGTTAPGKVYYVQGGVARNVAECMSKLGAKPYMISALGFDMPGNLLLEQWKTAGLSTDGILKNKDIDTPVVCNIFDVNGEVAAGVASVEALEKYLTPDWILRFKNTLLSAPVLMVDANLSGPSLEASCKMAADMGCPVWFEPVSVTKSQRISSIVKYVTFASPNEDELIAMANALSGSDEFQPLKENHKKNNLSIGSLFQILKPAVLVLLEKGIKAVLVTLGSNGVFLCSNGSPSCFKGPVGKTNRSGFGEQLYNAVMQSCTPNSYSGFSKLDKSDRLFAVHLPSVPASVVRLTGAGDCLVGGTLTSICAGLDIMQSVSVGIAVAKAAVEVEANVPSAFSLAAIADDAKSVYCRAKMLFQQSML, encoded by the exons ATGGAGAGGAGCGTTAGGGGAAAATTGCAGCCTCATGAAGCTAATACT GTTGTGGTAAGAGGTAGGCAAGGGGATTCATCAGAGGCTGTGATAATTGGGGGTATGGTGTTGGATATTCATGCCACACCTTCAATTCATGCAAATCCAGGAACTACCGCCCCTGGAAAG GTCTATTATGTGCAGGGTGGGGTGGCAAGGAATGTAGCAGAGTGTATGTCAAAGCTAGGAGCAAAGCCATACATGATTAGTGCTCTTGGGTTTGACATGCCTG GAAACCTACTGTTGGAACAGTGGAAAACTGCTGGCCTATCAACAGATG GTATTTTGAAGAATAAAGATATTGATACTCCAGTTGTATGCAATATATTTGATGTGAATGGCGAGGTTGCTGCTGGTGTTGCTAGTGTGGAAGCTCTT GAAAAGTATCTGACACCTGACTGGATCTTACGCTTCAAGAACACATTACTTTCTGCTCCAGTGTTGATGGTTGATGCAAATTTGAGTGGTCCTTCCCTTGAAGCTTCTTGTAAAA TGGCGGCTGACATGGGATGCCCTGTCTGGTTTGAGCCAGTATCAGTTACTAAATCTCAAAGAATCAGTTCCATTGTCAAGTAT GTAACTTTTGCTTCTCCAAATGAAGATGAACTTATTGCGATGGCAAATGCTTTATCCGGCAGCGATGAGTTCCAGCCACTTAAagaaaaccataaaaaaaataacctaTCAATAGGATCTTTGTTTCAAATACTGAAACCAGCAGTCTTGGTTCTGCTAGAAAAAGGCATTAAAGCGGTCCTAGTGACCTTAGGCTCAAATGGAGTGTTTTTATGCAGTAATGGAAGTCCAAGTTGCTTTAAAGGTCCTGTAGGAAAAACGAATCGGAGTGGTTTCGGTGAACAGTTATACAATGCTGTTATGCAAAGTTGTACACCTAATAGTTATTCTGGTTTTTCAAAACTTGATAAAAGTGACCGTCTCTTCGCCGTCCATTTGCCGTCAGTCCCTGCTTCAGTTGTGAGGCTTACCGGAGCTGGTGATTGCTTAGTTGGTGGAACACTCACATCAATTTGTGCAGGCTTAGATATTATGCAAAGTGTGTCTGTTGGGATTGCAGTGGCTAAAGCTGCTGTTGAGGTGGAGGCAAATGTCCCTTCTGCTTTCAGTTTAGCTGCCATTGCAG ATGATGCCAAATCTGTATACTGTCGTGCCAAAATGCTCTTCCAACAATCAATGCTGTAG
- the LOC101499712 gene encoding pseudouridine kinase isoform X2, with protein MVLDIHATPSIHANPGTTAPGKVYYVQGGVARNVAECMSKLGAKPYMISALGFDMPGNLLLEQWKTAGLSTDGILKNKDIDTPVVCNIFDVNGEVAAGVASVEALEKYLTPDWILRFKNTLLSAPVLMVDANLSGPSLEASCKMAADMGCPVWFEPVSVTKSQRISSIVKYVTFASPNEDELIAMANALSGSDEFQPLKENHKKNNLSIGSLFQILKPAVLVLLEKGIKAVLVTLGSNGVFLCSNGSPSCFKGPVGKTNRSGFGEQLYNAVMQSCTPNSYSGFSKLDKSDRLFAVHLPSVPASVVRLTGAGDCLVGGTLTSICAGLDIMQSVSVGIAVAKAAVEVEANVPSAFSLAAIADDAKSVYCRAKMLFQQSML; from the exons ATGGTGTTGGATATTCATGCCACACCTTCAATTCATGCAAATCCAGGAACTACCGCCCCTGGAAAG GTCTATTATGTGCAGGGTGGGGTGGCAAGGAATGTAGCAGAGTGTATGTCAAAGCTAGGAGCAAAGCCATACATGATTAGTGCTCTTGGGTTTGACATGCCTG GAAACCTACTGTTGGAACAGTGGAAAACTGCTGGCCTATCAACAGATG GTATTTTGAAGAATAAAGATATTGATACTCCAGTTGTATGCAATATATTTGATGTGAATGGCGAGGTTGCTGCTGGTGTTGCTAGTGTGGAAGCTCTT GAAAAGTATCTGACACCTGACTGGATCTTACGCTTCAAGAACACATTACTTTCTGCTCCAGTGTTGATGGTTGATGCAAATTTGAGTGGTCCTTCCCTTGAAGCTTCTTGTAAAA TGGCGGCTGACATGGGATGCCCTGTCTGGTTTGAGCCAGTATCAGTTACTAAATCTCAAAGAATCAGTTCCATTGTCAAGTAT GTAACTTTTGCTTCTCCAAATGAAGATGAACTTATTGCGATGGCAAATGCTTTATCCGGCAGCGATGAGTTCCAGCCACTTAAagaaaaccataaaaaaaataacctaTCAATAGGATCTTTGTTTCAAATACTGAAACCAGCAGTCTTGGTTCTGCTAGAAAAAGGCATTAAAGCGGTCCTAGTGACCTTAGGCTCAAATGGAGTGTTTTTATGCAGTAATGGAAGTCCAAGTTGCTTTAAAGGTCCTGTAGGAAAAACGAATCGGAGTGGTTTCGGTGAACAGTTATACAATGCTGTTATGCAAAGTTGTACACCTAATAGTTATTCTGGTTTTTCAAAACTTGATAAAAGTGACCGTCTCTTCGCCGTCCATTTGCCGTCAGTCCCTGCTTCAGTTGTGAGGCTTACCGGAGCTGGTGATTGCTTAGTTGGTGGAACACTCACATCAATTTGTGCAGGCTTAGATATTATGCAAAGTGTGTCTGTTGGGATTGCAGTGGCTAAAGCTGCTGTTGAGGTGGAGGCAAATGTCCCTTCTGCTTTCAGTTTAGCTGCCATTGCAG ATGATGCCAAATCTGTATACTGTCGTGCCAAAATGCTCTTCCAACAATCAATGCTGTAG